One stretch of Acanthochromis polyacanthus isolate Apoly-LR-REF ecotype Palm Island chromosome 16, KAUST_Apoly_ChrSc, whole genome shotgun sequence DNA includes these proteins:
- the LOC110958028 gene encoding 5-hydroxytryptamine receptor 1B, translated as MENASQLKPTPAIYGELLNISTNDTHVNFTSKAEEKDANLAFQAGLAVTLALITLATTLSNAFVIATIYQSRKLHTPANFLIASLAVTDLLVSILVMPISALYTVSQTWTLGQVVCDIWLSSDITCCTASILHLCVIALDRYWAITDAVEYSKKRTPGRAAGMIAIAWVIAISISLPPFFWRQVKAEEVTSCNVNTDHIFYTIYSTFGAFYIPTLLLIALYGRIYVEARKRILKQSHNKPGKRLTSAHLITNSPGSVASTTSLNYGTNDTSSSCDTTSSANVSQVKVTVSDALLEKKRISAARERKATKTLGIILGAYIICWLPFFIYTLLVPVCESCFHPELFDIFTWLGYLNSLINPIIYTMSNEDFKQAFHKLIRFRCCRA; from the coding sequence ATGGAGAATGCCAGTCAGCTCAAACCAACGCCTGCCATCTACGGAGAGCTGTTGAACATCTCCACCAACGACACCCATGTCAATTTCACGTCGAAAGCGGAGGAGAAGGACGCTAACTTGGCTTTCCAGGCGGGTCTCGCCGTGACCTTAGCCCTCATAACTTTAGCCACGACGCTCTCCAACGCGTTCGTCATCGCCACCATCTACCAGTCCCGCAAATTACACACGCCGGCAAACTTTCTGATCGCGTCCCTGGCGGTCACCGACCTGCTGGTGTCCATCTTGGTGATGCCCATCAGCGCGCTGTACACGGTGAGCCAGACGTGGACTCTGGGGCAGGTGGTGTGCGACATCTGGCTCTCCTCGGATATAACGTGTTGCACCGCGTCCATCCTCCACCTGTGCGTAATTGCGCTGGACCGCTACTGGGCCATCACGGACGCGGTGGAGTACTCCAAAAAGCGCACGCCGGGGCGCGCAGCCGGGATGATCGCCATCGCCTGGGTGATCGCCATCTCCATCTCCCTGCCGCCGTTCTTCTGGCGCCAGGTGAAGGCGGAGGAGGTGACGAGCTGCAACGTGAACACCGACCACATTTTCTACACCATCTACTCCACCTTCGGCGCGTTCTACATCCCCACGCTGCTGCTCATCGCCCTGTACGGGAGGATCTACGTGGAAGCCCGAAAGCGCATCCTGAAGCAGTCGCACAACAAGCCGGGCAAGAGACTCACCTCGGCGCACCTGATCACCAACTCCCCGGGCTCGGTGGCGTCCACCACCTCCCTGAACTACGGGACGAAcgacacctcctcctcctgtgaCACTACCTCGTCCGCGAACGTGAGCCAAGTAAAAGTCACTGTGTCCGACGCGCTGCTGGAGAAGAAGCGCATCTCCGCCGCCAGGGAGAGGAAGGCGACCAAAACTTTGGGAATAATCCTGGGAGCCTACATCATATGCTGGCTCCCGTTTTTCATTTACACTCTTCTAGTGCCTGTCTGCGAGTCCTGCTTCCACCCGGagttatttgacattttcaccTGGCTCGGTTACCTCAACTCCCTCATCAACCCCATCATCTACACCATGTCCAACGAGGACTTCAAGCAGGCTTTCCACAAACTAATTCGGTTCAGATGCTGCAGGGCATGA